The following coding sequences are from one Prochlorococcus sp. MIT 1314 window:
- a CDS encoding phage holin family protein, with product MEKPKNKNFANTASRISAIASSVMDLHVRIALQEVDREKRRLISGGIFLAIGSILLLIVLICLHIICYLWLKKSNNWNIEYNLLIIIFIDLFLAGLSLKLGGKLAKGPYLPQTLEGLGKTTKAVLGKK from the coding sequence ATGGAAAAACCAAAAAATAAAAACTTTGCAAATACCGCTTCAAGAATTTCCGCAATAGCAAGTTCAGTGATGGATTTGCATGTAAGAATAGCCCTTCAAGAAGTAGATAGAGAAAAAAGAAGATTAATTAGCGGTGGAATATTCTTGGCAATTGGAAGCATATTACTATTGATAGTTCTAATTTGCCTTCATATTATTTGTTATCTTTGGCTAAAAAAATCTAATAACTGGAATATTGAATACAATTTATTAATCATAATATTTATCGATTTATTTCTTGCAGGCTTAAGTCTGAAGCTTGGTGGAAAATTAGCCAAAGGTCCCTATCTGCCTCAAACATTAGAGGGTTTAGGCAAGACGACAAAAGCAGTTTTAGGCAAAAAATAA
- a CDS encoding class I SAM-dependent RNA methyltransferase, translated as MNVVASSPEGLEKYLAEEISNLGGININTYKRFINFECDHATFYRVHFYSRIAFRFYREIVSFTCYDKQSLYEGVRDSFDWLDWLHYEKTFNVQVTGRTSSLSHTHFTALEVKNSITDLQQSAWNKRSNISLDHPDFIIHLHLNNNKAIISLQSSVESLHKRGYKPAVGNAPLKENLASGLIKMTKWNGNVPLIDIMCGSGTFLIEAINQFLEVPINIDQVYLFENWLDFRKDIYLNERNKAKNKIINYEKLPKIIGCEINKKVFDQATVNKSLAGLENYIELINNDFSELQLKFKPGIIICNPPYGKKLGNENELISLYDEMGMFLKNNFSGWEFWLLSGNPKLTKYLKMKSSLKIPVSNGGIDCRWIKYLIR; from the coding sequence ATGAATGTAGTTGCATCATCTCCAGAAGGACTCGAGAAATATTTAGCTGAAGAAATTTCGAATTTAGGTGGAATTAATATTAATACGTATAAAAGATTTATTAATTTTGAATGTGATCATGCGACTTTTTACAGAGTTCATTTCTATTCCCGAATAGCTTTTCGTTTTTATAGAGAAATTGTAAGTTTTACTTGTTATGACAAGCAATCTTTATATGAGGGGGTTAGAGATTCATTTGACTGGTTAGATTGGTTGCACTATGAAAAAACGTTTAATGTTCAAGTCACTGGGAGAACATCGTCCTTAAGTCATACACATTTTACTGCTCTTGAAGTTAAAAACTCCATAACTGATTTGCAACAGTCAGCTTGGAATAAAAGATCAAATATTTCATTAGATCATCCTGATTTTATAATTCATCTTCATTTAAATAATAATAAAGCGATTATCAGCCTCCAAAGTAGTGTAGAAAGCTTACACAAAAGAGGCTATAAACCGGCCGTTGGAAATGCTCCATTGAAAGAAAATTTAGCTTCTGGGTTGATAAAGATGACTAAATGGAATGGCAACGTCCCGTTAATTGACATTATGTGCGGCTCAGGAACATTTTTAATTGAGGCTATTAACCAATTTCTTGAAGTCCCTATTAATATTGATCAAGTTTATCTTTTTGAGAATTGGTTGGACTTCAGGAAAGATATTTATCTTAATGAAAGAAATAAAGCAAAAAATAAAATTATAAATTATGAAAAATTACCAAAAATTATAGGTTGCGAAATTAATAAAAAAGTTTTTGACCAGGCGACTGTAAACAAATCATTAGCAGGTCTCGAAAATTATATTGAACTTATAAATAATGATTTTTCAGAACTCCAATTAAAATTTAAACCTGGGATAATTATATGTAATCCCCCATATGGCAAGAAATTGGGCAATGAAAATGAATTAATTTCTTTATATGACGAGATGGGAATGTTCCTAAAGAATAATTTTTCAGGTTGGGAATTTTGGCTGCTTAGTGGAAATCCAAAACTAACAAAATATTTGAAAATGAAATCCTCATTGAAAATACCTGTAAGTAATGGGGGGATTGATTGCAGATGGATAAAGTATTTAATAAGGTAA